The Anolis carolinensis isolate JA03-04 chromosome 2, rAnoCar3.1.pri, whole genome shotgun sequence genome has a window encoding:
- the LOC107982483 gene encoding uncharacterized protein DDB_G0271670 encodes MDNLLTGRKLVWIILYLCLNWTVTVSEPTLNPSDSSDVTSTSTTPSSFTTESNSTTTLNPSDSSDVTSTSTTPSSFTTESNLTTTLNPSDSSDSVTSTSTAPSSSTTGFNSTTTLNPSDSSDNATSTSTTPSSSTTESNSTTTLNPSDSSDNVTSTSTEPSSSIPESNSTTTLNPSDSSDNVTSTSTTPSSSITGSNSTATLNPSDSSDNVTSTSTEPSSSIPESNSTTTLNPSDSSDNVTSTSTTPSSSITGSNSTATLNPSDSSDNVTSTSTEPSSSIPESNSTTTLNPSDSSDNVTSTSTTPSSSITGSNSTATLNPSDSSDNVTSTSTEPSSSIPESNSTTTLNPSDSSDNVTSTSTTPSSSITGSNSTATLNPSDSSDNVTSTSTAPSSSTTGSNSTTTPNPSGSSGSNVNSSIITRAPDNNDTSASGTTASWPSTANTATAEPKDKAGLPSWAIILIGVGAAVGAALLISLGCLIYYCARAETASPVSLSLYRTHSGLRSFRW; translated from the exons ATGGACAACCTTCTAACCGGACGCAAACTTGTATGGATTATTTTGTATTTGTGCCTCAACTGGACAG TTACAGTGTCTGAACCCACACTCAATCCATCTGACTCATCTGACGTCACTTCTACCTCCACTACACCTTCATCTTTCACAACTGAGTCTAACTCTACTACCACACTCAATCCATCTGACTCATCTGACGTCACTTCTACCTCCACTACACCTTCATCTTTCACAACTGAGTCTAATTTGACTACCACACTCAATCCATCTGACTCATCTGACAGTGTCACTTCTACCTCCACTGCACCTTCGTCTTCCACAACTGGGTTTAACTCTACTACCACACTCAATCCATCTGACTCATCTGACAACGCCACTTCTACTTCCACTACACCTTCATCTTCCACAACTGAGTCTAATTCGACTACCACACTCAATCCATCTGACTCATCTGACAATGTCACTTCTACCTCCACTGAACCTTCGTCTTCCATACCTGAATCTAACTCTACTACCACACTCAATCCATCTGACTCATCTGACAATGTCACTTCTACCTCCACTACGCCTTCGTCTTCCATAACTGGGTCTAACTCTACTGCCACACTCAATCCATCTGACTCATCTGACAATGTCACTTCTACCTCCACTGAACCTTCGTCTTCCATACCTGAATCTAACTCTACTACCACACTCAATCCATCTGACTCATCTGACAATGTCACTTCTACCTCCACTACGCCTTCGTCTTCCATAACTGGGTCTAACTCTACTGCCACACTCAATCCATCTGACTCATCTGACAATGTCACTTCTACCTCCACTGAACCTTCGTCTTCCATACCTGAATCTAACTCTACTACCACACTCAATCCATCTGACTCATCTGACAATGTCACTTCTACCTCCACTACGCCTTCGTCTTCCATAACTGGGTCTAACTCTACTGCCACACTCAATCCATCTGACTCATCTGACAATGTCACTTCTACCTCCACTGAACCTTCGTCTTCCATACCTGAATCTAACTCTACTACCACACTCAATCCATCTGACTCATCTGACAATGTCACTTCTACCTCCACTACGCCTTCGTCTTCCATAACTGGGTCTAACTCTACTGCCACACTCAATCCATCTGACTCATCTGACAATGTCACTTCTACCTCCACTGCGCCTTCGTCTTCCACAACTGGGTCTAACTCTACTACCACACCCAATCCATCTGGCTCATCTGGCTCCAATGTCAATTCTTCTATCATTACTAGAGCACCAGACAACAATGATACATCAGCTTCTGGTACTACTGCATCTTGGCCATCAACTGCCAacacag CTACAGCAGAACCCAAAGATAAAGCTGGCCTCCCCTCTTGGGCCATTATTTTGATTGGCGTGGGTGCTGCCGTGGGTGCTGCTTTATTGATATCGCTCGGCTGCTTG